A single genomic interval of Spinacia oleracea cultivar Varoflay chromosome 6, BTI_SOV_V1, whole genome shotgun sequence harbors:
- the LOC110798934 gene encoding uncharacterized protein, whose translation MTLCKDWISIKDYIGDPTYAEGVNNFLDYAFQKLKTETIRCSCTKCMNGESGDREKVREHLLVFGIIKRYTFWYHHGEGLDKSEIVSDEDHDEGEDHDEIFDILRDLYPAFNDVSPSDDVNDVEEPNADAKIFYNLLKDSQDPVYEGAKGSTMSAILELLHIKTLGRWTNESFSMLLKFLKNRLLPTGSTLPDSYKESKKIMRNLGLSYENIDACVNDCMLYWKENEMLDACNICGASRWKTNKHSGEDKCKSNGKKIPHKILRYFPLKPRFQRLFMCSKTASLMRWHDGKKNKDGTMRHPVDGAAWSHLTRSFPSLHQILEMLGWGLPVMSNILLSMLIPGPKGPGDAIDIYLQPLIEELKDLWDTGVETFDAATQHHFNLRAALMWNINDFPAYAMLSGWSTKGYLACPRCLKDTRSMRLSHGGKECYMEHRCYLPKNHRWRKDKDSFDGKVEHGLPPEPCSIDEILRQLEDLENIVLSKDPHVKTKINHELRGDNWNKKSIFFELPYWRKHLLRHNLDVMHIEKNICDSVLGTIMNIKGKTKDTIKSRHDLEAMGIRPTLHPVKEGDKYKMPPAPFTFSPAEKQRFCNFLKELKVPDGFSSNISYCVNTKEGKISGLKSHDCHVILEHLLPLEIRGLLTPLVREALIELSRYFTLLCAKVLKVSELKQLETQIPITLCKLEKVFPPSFFDVMMHLPIHLANEAMIGGPVQFRWMYPIEQYMYKLKSYVRNRAHPEASIVEGYLADECMTLCSRYMHNIETRFNRQERNYENANGSDEAFDIFSHSGRGLGAPTVISVPRREMDQAHDYILKNCDEVQPFLQEYSETHPIDDSGITEEEWSENFRKWFKDEVALLYENNKSKEIENLLSLSRGPTEYVTSFSGYVVNGYRFRTQNLDKNLRTQNSGVVVLGNTGDGDENMDYYGVVTEILEIQYLGGNRIVLFRCNWQLKTDEPFILASQARQDFYATANINKGWVIASKTQPRNLLDDDSDVDEQSEAYQQSEFDRPTYVASSSSSASSEICRSRASIDPIIVEDISIKSGEQQAPVKRRREE comes from the exons ATGACTCTCTGTAAGGATTGGATTTCCATTAAAGATTACATTGGTGATCCAACATATGCTGAGGGAGTTAATAATTTTTTAGACTATGCTTTTCAAAAGTTGAAAACTGAGACAATTCGTTGTTCTTGTACCAAATGTATGAATGGAGAATCCGGTGATCGTGAGAAAGTAAGGGAACATCTACTTGTTTTTGGAATAATCAAAAGATACACCTTCTGGTATCATCATGGGGAGGGGTTGGATAAGTCAGAAATCGTGTCTGACGAGGATCATGATGAGGGAGAAGACCATGATGAAATTTTTGATATTCTAAGGGATTTATATCCTGCGTTCAATGATGTTAGTCCCTCTGATGATGTCAATGATGTCGAGGAGCCAAATGCCGACGCTAAAATTTTTTATAACCTATTGAAGGATTCACAAGATCCGGTCTATGAAGGTGCTAAGGGTTCTACAATGTCTGCAATCTTGGAGCTTCTTCATATTAAGACTCTTGGTCGTTGGACCAATGAGTCTTTTAGCATGCTTCTCAAATTTTTGAAGAATCGGCTTTTACCTACAGGGTCAACTTTACCAGATTCTTACAAAGAGTCAAAAAAGATCATGAGAAACCTCGGACTTTCCTATGAAAATATCGATGCATGtgttaatgattgcatgttataTTGGAAGGAGAATGAGATGCTAGATGCCTGCAATATTTGCGGTGCATCGAGATGGAAAACTAACAAACACAGTGGGGAAGACAAGTGTAAGTCAAATGGTAAAAAAATACCTCACAAGATATTGCGCTACTTCCCACTAAAACCGAGGTTTCAAAGATTATTCATGTGTTCAAAGACTGCTTCTTTGATGAGGTGGCATGATGGTAAAAAGAATAAAGATGGTACGATGCGACATCCTGTTGATGGAGCCGCGTGGAGTCATTTGACAAGGAGTTTCCCGAGTTTGCATCAGATCCTAGAAATGTTAGGTTGGGGCTTGCCAGTGATG TCTAATATACTTCTTTCGATGCTTATTCCTGGTCCTAAAGGACCCGGTGATGCAATTGACATATATTTGCAACCATTGATCGAGGAATTAAAAGATCTATGGGACACTGGTGTCGAGACCTTCGATGCAGCAACTCAACATCATTTTAATTTACGTGCAGCACTGATGTGGAACATTAATGATTTTCCAGCATATGCCATGTTGTCAGGATGGAGTACTAAGGGTTATTTGGCATGCCCTCGTTGCCTTAAGGATACACGATCAATGAGACTATCTCATGGGGGCAAAGAATGCTACATGGAGCATAGATGTTATTTGCCAAAGAACCATAGATGGCGGAAGGATAAGGATTCATTTGACGGAAAAGTTGAGCATGGTCTACCTCCTGAACCTTGTTCAATTGATGAAATTCTTCGTCAACTCGAGGATCTCGAGAACATTGTTTTGTCCAAGGATCCACATGTGAAGACAAAAATAAATCATGAGCTTAGGGGTGATAATTGGAATAAGAAAAGTATTTTCTTTGAGCTTCCATACTGGAGGAAACATTTGTTACGGCACAATTTAGACGtgatgcatattgagaaaaatatATGTGATAGTGTTCTTGGGACAATTATGAACATCAAAGGGAAGACTAAAGACACTATAAAATCACGTCATGACTTGGAAGCTATGGGGATAAGGCCCACATTGCACCCAGTCAAAGAAGGGGACAAATATAAGATGCCTCCAGCACCGTTTACTTTTTCTCCTGCCGAGAAGCAaagattttgtaattttttgaaAGAGTTAAAAGTACCTGACGGTTTTTCATCGAATATATCTTACTGTGTCAACACTAAGGAAGGAAAAATTTCAGGTTTAAAGAGCCATGATTGCCATGTAATACTCGAACATCTACTTCCTTTGGAAATACGTGGTCTACTCACTCCACTTGTACGTGAAGCACTGATTGAGCTATCAAGGTACTTTACCTTATTATGTGCTAAAGTACTTAAAGTGAGTGAATTGAAGCAACTAGAGACCCAAATTCCTATCACTCTCTGCAAATTAGAGAAGGTTTTTCCTCCCTCGTTCTTTGATGTGATGATGCATTTGCCAATTCATTTAGCCAATGAAGCTATGATCGGAGGTCCTGTTCAGTTCAGATGGATGTATCCTATTGAACAATATATGTATAAGCTTAAATCTTATGTACGAAATAGGGCTCATCCAGAAGCTTCAATTGTGGAGGGCTATTTAGCAGATGAGTGTATGACCCTTTGCTCAAGGTATATGCATAATATAGAAACAAGATTTAATCGCCAGGAACGAAATTATGAAAATGCAAACGGCAGTGATGAAGCCTTCGATATTTTCAGCCATTCTGGTAGAGGTTTAGGAGCTCCAACTGTTATAAGTGTTCCCAGGCGTGAAATGGATCAAGCTCACGATTACATTTTGAAGAACTGCGACGAGGTTCAACCTTTCCTACA AGAGTATTCTGAAACTCATCCAATAGATGATTCTGGGATCACCGAAGAGGAATGGAGCGAGAATTTTAGAAAATGGTTTAAGGATGAA GTTGCGCTCTTATATGAGAATAATAAGAGCAAGGAAATAGAAAATCTCCTCTCACTTTCACGTGGACCAACTGAATATGTAACATCTTTTAGTGGTTATGTTGTAAATGGATACAGATTTCGTACCCAAAACCTTGATAAGAATTTGAGAACACAAAATAGTGGCGTGGTTGTGTTAGGAAATACGGGTGATGGAGATGAGAACATGGATTATTATGGAGTTGTAACAGAAATTTTAGAGATACAATATCTCGGAGGAAACCGGATTGTGCTATTTCGGTGTAACTG GCAATTAAAAACTGATGAACCATTTATCTTAGCTAGTCAAGCAAGACAAGATTTTTATGCCACCGCCAACATTAACAAAGGTTGGGTTATTGCATCAAAGACTCAACCGCGCAACTTGTTAGATGATGACAGTGATGTTGATGAGCAAAGTGAAGCATACCAACAGAGTGAATTTGATAGACCAACATATGTTGCATCTTCCTCTTCAAGTGCAAGTAGTGAAATATGTAGAAGTCGGGCTAGCATAGATCCCATTATTGTGGAAGATATTTCAATCAAAAGTGGAGAACAACAAGCTCCTGTGAAGAGGAGAAGAGAGGAATGA
- the LOC130462872 gene encoding uncharacterized protein isoform X1, protein MQEKMVLPNGSAQQSSMVRSIREYVPPLMLARGRGKRLANLYSSKTNAETNVSIGKESNLPSHPANNFLPSKKRHLAHSEARTDSVILNRNDMSFVDPLMVSSRHCYGPNAESHYLDEDIQFERDFVEYASAENEAENEAANEAANDNEHGDEFDTRIHEDVNDNDHGDEPRENIHDNVNDNEMEICPTNTIQEDANGGGQYTIKKKADNEKRRGRNKCKKIAKLKPNEKLQIQFFNNRAVGDNHNVFARHLGIIVRNTNMCPVKVHKRADIGDKEKEHMWAAVTDSFTNENMEAYKEHVLDHMKELWRKWRSDLLRYKIIHKKLTLKAAYNASPPDGLNKSEWQWLIKEIFSKREFKERSARNSNNRAQYLKELMPRTGSKPFRQVIWDDLGGNNGKKPNLVDVFYSTRKKGTQLPNAETTQKYEELRETMAKDPSLSQVEVVQQVFKSKSRDRVVGFGGGIKLKDVRGPQPSRAELQTKLNAANKQNEVLANRVEEVQAENNEMKERVSLVESRMKMFQDSLVLQLNVTIPTSQAESEMQK, encoded by the exons ATGCAGGAGAAAATGGTTCTTCCCAATGGGTCTGCACAACAATCTTCTATGGTAAGATCTATACGCGAGTACGTACCACCTCTTATGCTGGCAAGGGGTCGTGGTAAGAGGTTAGCTAATTTGTATTCTTCCAAAACAAATGCTGAAACCAATGTCTCCATTGGAAAGGAGAGTAACCTCCCTAGTCATCCTGCTAACAATTTTTTACCGTCAAAGAAACGCCATCTTGCTCATTCTGAAGCTCGCACTGATTCTGTCATATTAAACAGAAATGATATGTCTTTTGTTGATCCCTTAATGGTTTCCAGTCGTCATTGTTATGGTCCTAATGCAGAAAGTCATTATTTAGATGAAGATATACAATTCGAAAGAGACTTTGTAGAATATGCTTCTGCTGAGAACGAGGCTGAGAACGAGGCTGCGAACGAGGCTGCCAATGATAATGAACATGGTGATGAGTTTGATACGAGAATTCATGAGGATGTCAATGATAATGATCATGGTGATGAACCTCGTGAGAACATTCATGACAATGTCAATGATAATGAAATGGAGATATGTCCGACCAACACTATTCAAGAGGATGCAAATG GTGGTGGTCAATATACTATAAAGAAGAAAGCTGATAATGAAAAAAGGAGGGGAAGAAACAAGTGTAAAAAAATTGCTAAACTGAAACCTAATGAGAAGCTGCAAATTCAATTCTTTAACAATCGGGCAGTAGGGGATAATCACAATGTGTTTGCCAGACATCTTGGTATTATAGTACGAAATACTAATATGTGTCCGGTCAAAGTGCACAAAAGGGCAGATATTGgagacaaagaaaaagaacacatGTGGGCAGCAGTCACG GATTCCTTTACTAATGAAAATATGGAGGCCTACAAGGAGCATGTTTTGGACCATATGAAGGAGTTGTGGAGAAAATGGAGGTCAGACTTGTTAAggtataaaatcattcataagaAACTCACCTTAAAAGCTGCATACAATGCTTCTCCACCTGATGGGCTTAATAAGAGTGAGTGGCAGTGGCTTATTAAGGAGATTTTTTCAAAGCGAGAATTTAAG gAAAGAAGTGCCAGGAACTCTAATAATCGGGCTCAGTATCTTAAAGAGTTAATGCCTCGAACTGGGAGCAAGCCTTTTAGGCAAGTCATTTGGGATGATTTG GGAGGAAATAATGGGAAGAAGCCGAATTTGGTTGATGTATTCTACTCCACTCGAAAGAAAGGAACTCAACTTCCAAATGCGGAGACAACGCAAAAATAT GAAGAACTTCGGGAAACAATGGCAAAGGATCCATCACTTTCTCAAGTCGAG GTAGTACAACAGGTTTTTAAATCAAAATCTCGAGATCGGGTTGTAGGTTTTGGAGGAGGAATAAAGCTTAAAGATGTAAGGGGACCACAACCCAGTAGAGCAGAGCTTCAAACTAAATTGAATGCTGCCAACAAACAGAATGAAGTTCTTGCAAATCGCGTGGAGGAAGTACAAGCCGAGAACAATGAAATGAAGGAACGTGTTAGTTTGGTTGAGTCTAGAATGAAAATGTTTCAAGATTCATTGGTGTTGCAACTTAATGTTACTATTCCAACTTCACAAGCTGAATCAGAAATGCAAAAATAG
- the LOC130462872 gene encoding uncharacterized protein isoform X2, translating into MVLPNGSAQQSSMVRSIREYVPPLMLARGRGKRLANLYSSKTNAETNVSIGKESNLPSHPANNFLPSKKRHLAHSEARTDSVILNRNDMSFVDPLMVSSRHCYGPNAESHYLDEDIQFERDFVEYASAENEAENEAANEAANDNEHGDEFDTRIHEDVNDNDHGDEPRENIHDNVNDNEMEICPTNTIQEDANGGGQYTIKKKADNEKRRGRNKCKKIAKLKPNEKLQIQFFNNRAVGDNHNVFARHLGIIVRNTNMCPVKVHKRADIGDKEKEHMWAAVTDSFTNENMEAYKEHVLDHMKELWRKWRSDLLRYKIIHKKLTLKAAYNASPPDGLNKSEWQWLIKEIFSKREFKERSARNSNNRAQYLKELMPRTGSKPFRQVIWDDLGGNNGKKPNLVDVFYSTRKKGTQLPNAETTQKYEELRETMAKDPSLSQVEVVQQVFKSKSRDRVVGFGGGIKLKDVRGPQPSRAELQTKLNAANKQNEVLANRVEEVQAENNEMKERVSLVESRMKMFQDSLVLQLNVTIPTSQAESEMQK; encoded by the exons ATGGTTCTTCCCAATGGGTCTGCACAACAATCTTCTATGGTAAGATCTATACGCGAGTACGTACCACCTCTTATGCTGGCAAGGGGTCGTGGTAAGAGGTTAGCTAATTTGTATTCTTCCAAAACAAATGCTGAAACCAATGTCTCCATTGGAAAGGAGAGTAACCTCCCTAGTCATCCTGCTAACAATTTTTTACCGTCAAAGAAACGCCATCTTGCTCATTCTGAAGCTCGCACTGATTCTGTCATATTAAACAGAAATGATATGTCTTTTGTTGATCCCTTAATGGTTTCCAGTCGTCATTGTTATGGTCCTAATGCAGAAAGTCATTATTTAGATGAAGATATACAATTCGAAAGAGACTTTGTAGAATATGCTTCTGCTGAGAACGAGGCTGAGAACGAGGCTGCGAACGAGGCTGCCAATGATAATGAACATGGTGATGAGTTTGATACGAGAATTCATGAGGATGTCAATGATAATGATCATGGTGATGAACCTCGTGAGAACATTCATGACAATGTCAATGATAATGAAATGGAGATATGTCCGACCAACACTATTCAAGAGGATGCAAATG GTGGTGGTCAATATACTATAAAGAAGAAAGCTGATAATGAAAAAAGGAGGGGAAGAAACAAGTGTAAAAAAATTGCTAAACTGAAACCTAATGAGAAGCTGCAAATTCAATTCTTTAACAATCGGGCAGTAGGGGATAATCACAATGTGTTTGCCAGACATCTTGGTATTATAGTACGAAATACTAATATGTGTCCGGTCAAAGTGCACAAAAGGGCAGATATTGgagacaaagaaaaagaacacatGTGGGCAGCAGTCACG GATTCCTTTACTAATGAAAATATGGAGGCCTACAAGGAGCATGTTTTGGACCATATGAAGGAGTTGTGGAGAAAATGGAGGTCAGACTTGTTAAggtataaaatcattcataagaAACTCACCTTAAAAGCTGCATACAATGCTTCTCCACCTGATGGGCTTAATAAGAGTGAGTGGCAGTGGCTTATTAAGGAGATTTTTTCAAAGCGAGAATTTAAG gAAAGAAGTGCCAGGAACTCTAATAATCGGGCTCAGTATCTTAAAGAGTTAATGCCTCGAACTGGGAGCAAGCCTTTTAGGCAAGTCATTTGGGATGATTTG GGAGGAAATAATGGGAAGAAGCCGAATTTGGTTGATGTATTCTACTCCACTCGAAAGAAAGGAACTCAACTTCCAAATGCGGAGACAACGCAAAAATAT GAAGAACTTCGGGAAACAATGGCAAAGGATCCATCACTTTCTCAAGTCGAG GTAGTACAACAGGTTTTTAAATCAAAATCTCGAGATCGGGTTGTAGGTTTTGGAGGAGGAATAAAGCTTAAAGATGTAAGGGGACCACAACCCAGTAGAGCAGAGCTTCAAACTAAATTGAATGCTGCCAACAAACAGAATGAAGTTCTTGCAAATCGCGTGGAGGAAGTACAAGCCGAGAACAATGAAATGAAGGAACGTGTTAGTTTGGTTGAGTCTAGAATGAAAATGTTTCAAGATTCATTGGTGTTGCAACTTAATGTTACTATTCCAACTTCACAAGCTGAATCAGAAATGCAAAAATAG
- the LOC110789184 gene encoding uncharacterized protein, whose product MEMDSGADSVSSTPRSVHHKHPLSDDKPLVRLMVSFGGKILPRPHDNQLRYVGGDTRIVAVNRSTSFSLLLSKLSKLLLTPQNSSSTAAAASVDFTVKYQLPNEELDALITVSTDEDVENMMEEFDRLSLSSTDKIPRLRLFLFPDTNGGGGSGQVSRSSSIASLLDGSRKRENWFVDALNGGSTGGLERGRSEASSIVSEVPDYLFGLDNSDEPPPPPVKFRNRSGLSEPGPGSAPGSPAFGSASSAPSMPNLPPVKTKPEKTNMHSVDDGIDPMGQQMGGPLWSHNINTNPGSPYPAHTVQPMPVYYVPAGGSGPGLVPHRNVVPVSVPVPNPYMPQYGPGPVQVPVGYPGPGRGPMYEVQMQGNMVQGQGLSGMNNQPLYYGVKNGGMVATYPGPGAGMPMSGDEDGSRGRNFQG is encoded by the coding sequence ATGGAGATGGACTCGGGGGCTGACTCAGTGAGTTCAACACCTCGTTCAGTCCACCACAAACACCCACTCTCCGACGACAAACCACTGGTCCGTCTCATGGTTAGCTTTGGCGGTAAAATACTCCCACGTCCTCACGACAATCAACTCCGTTACGTCGGTGGCGATACCCGTATTGTCGCCGTCAACCGGTCTActagtttctctctcctactttCTAAACTCTCGAAGCTTCTATTAACCCCTCAAAACTCATCCTCCACCGCCGCTGCTGCTTCTGTTGATTTTACTGTCAAATACCAGCTTCCCAACGAAGAACTAGACGCTCTTATTACGGTTTCCACCGACGAAGATGTCGAGAATATGATGGAGGAGTTCGATCGtctatctctctcctccaccGATAAGATCCCACGGTTGAGGCTTTTCCTGTTTCCGGATACTAATGGTGGTGGTGGCAGTGGACAAGTTTCTAGAAGTTCGAGTATCGCGTCGCTTCTAGATGGTTCTAGGAAAAGGGAGAATTGGTTTGTCGACGCTTTGAACGGCGGTTCTACTGGTGGGTTAGAGAGGGGTAGGTCGGAAGCGTCATCGATTGTTTCGGAAGTTCCGGATTATTTATTCGGGTTGGATAATTCCGATGAACCCCCACCTCCACCTGTGAAATTCAGGAATCGGTCCGGATTGAGTGAACCGGGTCCAGGTTCAGCACCCGGTTCACCTGCTTTTGGTTCAGCGTCATCCGCTCCATCCATGCCGAACCTTCCACCGGTGAAGACAAAACCCGAGAAGACAAATATGCATTCGGTTGATGATGGGATTGACCCGATGGGGCAGCAGATGGGTGGCCCGCTTTGGAGTCATAACATTAACACTAACCCGGGTTCTCCTTATCCAGCTCATACGGTGCAGCCGATGCCAGTCTATTATGTTCCTGCTGGCGGGTCCGGGCCGGGTTTGGTGCCTCACAGGAATGTAGTTCCGGTATCAGTACCTGTTCCCAACCCATACATGCCACAATACGGTCCGGGTCCCGTTCAGGTTCCAGTTGGGTATCCAGGTCCGGGTCGAGGTCCAATGTATGAAGTCCAAATGCAAGGGAATATGGTTCAGGGTCAAGGTTTAAGTGGGATGAATAATCAGCCATTATATTATGGGGTTAAAAATGGTGGAATGGTTGCTACTTATCCGGGTCCGGGTGCTGGTATGCCTATGTCAGGAGACGAAGATGGGTCAAGGGGTCGGAATTTTCAAGGATAA